A region from the Curtobacterium sp. MCBA15_012 genome encodes:
- a CDS encoding ATP-binding protein: MTEQHVTFEVPAVAASLDEVQDRFAAWWETLDVDDARLRFSLETALAEVAANIVEHTRRADREAGRRYSVELRATDRELIAVLSDNGLPVDIDLSAVTMAEVDAESGRGLALAIAALDRLDHEHAGGHNIWTLACNR, encoded by the coding sequence GTGACCGAGCAGCACGTGACGTTCGAGGTGCCGGCCGTCGCCGCGTCCCTCGACGAGGTGCAGGACCGATTCGCCGCGTGGTGGGAGACGCTCGACGTCGACGACGCCCGACTGCGCTTCTCACTCGAGACCGCGCTCGCCGAGGTCGCCGCGAACATCGTCGAGCACACCCGCCGCGCCGACCGCGAGGCCGGTCGGCGGTACAGCGTCGAGCTCCGCGCGACCGACCGCGAGCTGATCGCCGTGCTGTCCGACAACGGGCTGCCGGTGGACATCGACCTGTCCGCCGTGACGATGGCCGAGGTCGACGCGGAGAGCGGACGCGGGCTCGCCCTGGCGATCGCCGCCCTCGACCGGCTCGACCACGAGCACGCGGGCGGGCACAACATCTGGACGCTCGCGTGCAACCGGTGA
- a CDS encoding sugar ABC transporter substrate-binding protein, whose amino-acid sequence MKPGSPSPSRRTRALVGAVAAIATIPLVLTGCSGAGSASSGGGKTLTIEDYYAANYDPIYQQCAKEVGAELKINHVAGAGLISKVLQQASSRTLPDVLMLDNPDVQQIAASGALSDLADYGLDADDDVPGVKGANTYKGKLYGLQPVTNSIALYYNKKMLADAGIQPPKTWDELKEAAKKLTSGSTYGFAMSNINTYEGTWQFLPFFWSNGGDEKDIATPEATQALQLVEDLQNDGSMSKSSINWAQADVNNQFIAGKAAMMINGPWQLPALKKAKDLEFDSVPIPTRTGSETVAPLGGEAFTVPQTGDKAKMQLAGKFVGCLNSDKMQKVFAGTTGNVPTNIEVGTAWAKDHQDVASFVTTVQTARARTGELGPDWPKAATKIYTAVQLALTGKADPEQALEQAQSQNQ is encoded by the coding sequence ATGAAGCCTGGTTCCCCCTCCCCGTCCCGCAGGACGCGCGCCCTCGTCGGCGCCGTCGCCGCGATCGCGACGATCCCGCTCGTCCTCACCGGCTGCTCCGGCGCCGGGTCCGCCTCGTCCGGCGGCGGCAAGACCCTCACGATCGAGGACTACTACGCCGCGAACTACGACCCGATCTACCAGCAGTGCGCGAAGGAGGTCGGTGCCGAGCTGAAGATCAACCACGTCGCCGGCGCCGGTCTGATCTCGAAGGTGCTGCAGCAGGCGTCGTCGCGGACCCTGCCGGACGTGCTCATGCTCGACAACCCCGACGTGCAGCAGATCGCCGCCTCCGGTGCGCTGTCGGACCTGGCGGACTACGGGCTCGACGCGGACGACGACGTCCCGGGGGTCAAGGGCGCGAACACGTACAAGGGCAAGCTCTACGGTCTGCAGCCGGTCACGAACTCGATCGCGCTCTACTACAACAAGAAGATGCTCGCCGACGCGGGCATCCAGCCCCCGAAGACGTGGGACGAGCTCAAGGAAGCCGCGAAGAAGCTCACCAGCGGATCGACCTACGGCTTCGCGATGAGCAACATCAACACGTACGAGGGCACCTGGCAGTTCCTGCCCTTCTTCTGGTCGAACGGCGGCGACGAGAAGGACATCGCGACGCCCGAGGCCACCCAGGCGCTCCAGCTCGTCGAGGACCTGCAGAACGACGGCTCGATGTCGAAGAGCTCGATCAACTGGGCCCAGGCCGACGTGAACAACCAGTTCATCGCGGGCAAGGCAGCGATGATGATCAACGGTCCGTGGCAGCTGCCGGCACTCAAGAAGGCGAAGGACCTGGAGTTCGACAGCGTCCCGATCCCGACGCGCACCGGTTCGGAGACCGTCGCCCCGCTCGGTGGCGAGGCCTTCACGGTCCCGCAGACCGGCGACAAGGCCAAGATGCAGCTCGCCGGCAAGTTCGTCGGGTGCCTCAACAGCGACAAGATGCAGAAGGTCTTCGCCGGCACCACCGGCAACGTGCCGACCAACATCGAGGTCGGCACCGCCTGGGCGAAGGACCACCAGGACGTGGCCTCGTTCGTGACGACCGTGCAGACCGCCCGTGCCCGCACCGGTGAGCTCGGTCCCGACTGGCCCAAGGCCGCGACGAAGATCTACACCGCCGTCCAGCTCGCCCTCACCGGCAAGGCCGACCCCGAGCAGGCGCTCGAGCAGGCGCAGTCGCAGAACCAGTAG
- a CDS encoding carbohydrate ABC transporter permease, with product MSVGLANQTVTVTRAITTERTARDRRPRRSAKGLPFTILGIVFLAIMVFPVYWMVNTSLQATSGAATATWFPWNPTFAGYQAAFAQQGQNFVSSMIIGLGTVVLTLAIATPAAYGLARFRMRGTRTFLLVLLITQMIPGIVIANALYTLFNNVGLLNSYVGLILADSAVQVPFAILLMRAFMESIPPSLVEAALVDGATDLRAFVSIVLPISRNAIVTAALFTFLGAWGDFLIALTLTSTDAVRPITLGIYNYIGSNVTDWGPVMATSVLASLPAAVLLIVAQRYISAGALGGAVK from the coding sequence ATGAGCGTCGGACTCGCGAACCAGACCGTCACCGTCACCCGGGCGATCACGACCGAGCGGACCGCGCGGGACCGGCGTCCCCGCCGCTCGGCCAAGGGGCTCCCCTTCACGATCCTCGGCATCGTGTTCCTGGCGATCATGGTGTTCCCCGTCTACTGGATGGTGAACACGAGCCTGCAGGCCACCTCGGGCGCCGCGACCGCGACCTGGTTCCCGTGGAACCCGACGTTCGCCGGGTACCAGGCGGCGTTCGCCCAGCAGGGCCAGAACTTCGTGTCGAGCATGATCATCGGCCTCGGCACCGTCGTCCTGACCCTCGCGATCGCCACCCCCGCCGCCTACGGCCTGGCCCGGTTCCGGATGCGGGGCACGCGGACGTTCCTGCTCGTGCTGCTCATCACGCAGATGATCCCGGGCATCGTCATCGCGAACGCGCTCTACACGCTGTTCAACAACGTCGGACTGCTCAACAGCTACGTCGGGCTCATCCTCGCCGACAGCGCCGTGCAGGTCCCGTTCGCGATCCTGCTCATGCGCGCGTTCATGGAGTCGATCCCGCCGAGCCTGGTCGAGGCCGCCCTGGTCGACGGCGCGACCGACCTGCGCGCGTTCGTGTCGATCGTCCTGCCGATCAGCCGCAACGCGATCGTCACGGCCGCGCTGTTCACGTTCCTCGGTGCGTGGGGTGACTTCCTCATCGCGCTCACCCTGACCTCGACCGACGCGGTCCGCCCGATCACGCTCGGCATCTACAACTACATCGGCTCGAACGTGACCGACTGGGGACCCGTCATGGCGACGTCCGTCCTCGCGTCGCTCCCGGCAGCCGTGCTCCTCATCGTCGCCCAGCGCTACATCTCCGCCGGCGCGCTCGGCGGTGCGGTCAAGTGA
- a CDS encoding carbohydrate ABC transporter permease has translation MSASTQIRPRTTTSPAPARPGQRRARIRSATTRWLFVIPAAVFVAVFFGYPVVKNVLMSFQDYTTKTFFTGEAPWVGLGNYVSVFSSSVFTTSVVNTALFTAGSIVLQFVLGLGLALFFRRHFPLSGFLRGLLLLPWLLPLIASSAVWKWLLDQDSGALNQLLGVVGIGPVPWLVSPSLALIAVIGVNVWLGIPFNTTILYSGLQSVPPELYEAGALDGATGFKAFWYITWPSIRSVVSVVIVLGVVYTLKVVDIILGLTGGGPANSTQTLATNAYHQSFINFQFGIGAAVSNVLIVVSFVFAMVYIAISRKAVDE, from the coding sequence ATGAGCGCCTCGACACAGATCCGGCCCCGGACGACGACGTCCCCGGCCCCAGCACGACCCGGACAGCGCCGCGCGCGCATCCGGTCCGCCACCACCCGGTGGTTGTTCGTCATCCCGGCCGCCGTCTTCGTGGCCGTCTTCTTCGGCTACCCGGTCGTCAAGAACGTCCTGATGTCGTTCCAGGACTACACGACGAAGACCTTCTTCACCGGCGAGGCACCCTGGGTGGGCCTCGGCAACTACGTCTCGGTCTTCTCGAGCAGCGTCTTCACGACGAGCGTGGTGAACACGGCCCTGTTCACCGCGGGGTCGATCGTCCTGCAGTTCGTCCTGGGCCTCGGCCTCGCGCTGTTCTTCCGGCGGCACTTCCCGCTGTCGGGCTTCCTGCGCGGACTGCTCCTGCTGCCGTGGCTGCTGCCCCTGATCGCGTCGAGCGCGGTCTGGAAGTGGCTGCTCGACCAGGACAGCGGCGCCCTGAACCAGCTGCTCGGCGTCGTCGGCATCGGTCCGGTCCCCTGGCTCGTCAGCCCCAGCCTGGCGCTCATCGCGGTCATCGGGGTGAACGTCTGGCTCGGCATCCCGTTCAACACCACGATCCTCTACAGCGGGCTGCAGTCGGTCCCGCCGGAGCTGTACGAAGCCGGTGCCCTCGACGGTGCCACGGGCTTCAAGGCCTTCTGGTACATCACCTGGCCGAGCATCCGGTCGGTGGTGAGCGTGGTGATCGTGCTCGGGGTCGTCTACACGCTGAAGGTCGTCGACATCATCCTCGGCCTGACCGGCGGCGGACCGGCGAACTCGACGCAGACCCTGGCCACCAACGCGTACCACCAGTCCTTCATCAACTTCCAGTTCGGCATCGGAGCCGCGGTGAGCAACGTCCTCATCGTCGTCTCGTTCGTCTTCGCGATGGTCTACATCGCGATCTCCAGGAAGGCGGTCGACGAATGA
- the opgC gene encoding OpgC domain-containing protein, translating to MRGVLAKAVALLVVSGTLLLGVGVPATAATAASATAATSSPDTTSSPAPTSSTAPTSGATAPGTATSASRTGAGLLPADGRAWYGPDLDWGADAPDGYAGRLGATPSMYGVELDYPFDRTAREQYDRASRAAAAQGAVLVVTLTPTQSLASLTRDDARAAEKLFAQSHEQYDTQVLVRFAPQMNGTWVRWGQQPTAYVSAFRTLAGVVHRGDSDAAMVWSPSYGAGYPFGESAGRLEDLSAVDVAKADTNGDGKLDAADDPYGPYWPGAGSVDWVGLSMFFFGKGKSTEAAGRDVPLTTNEEPTAGEVEARFDETWGYQQPQTEGTFTERFATGEDRPMLLDTGALYDHSLKGASQLEVKQAWWRQVFAAVQDRPDVRGVTFLETNRREPEAGNRVADWRDTAVPAVAGSFRTDLQATDRFEGGPVTDRVTPQDGAAAISQEYETGGDQMAWIVWLSAGLAAVFLLSGLVGRLLPSWRYPDDGKPGRDLRLDLFRGFIILAVVITHIEIGGPYSYITLHATGAITGAEMFVFLSGMVLGMTYPFAIKKFGEWVAAVGAWKRARKQYLVTLGVILVVFAMSFVPFLNTDAITTFTDRGTGTGGVGAEGRVYDLYPNAMQLLAYPPPWFAIKQFLLLEMGPWPFNIMGLFVVLSLFIPVFMWVIRRGFWWALLLVSWGVYVFQALNPEFRPLNSQFEAVFPLLTWQVVFTHGLVLGYYRRQVIGALTGRLGKVLIGVGITGYALFLVYVWAGNQFGFTPAPFPATMYDQLYNTAYQRVDLQWGRLVDIAFFAIVSYAILTVFWKPIAAVIGWLWIPIGQASLYVFVWQVFFALAIASIPGVDWFNGWIGFAAHTVLILLVWYMIRKKFLFSIIPR from the coding sequence GTGAGGGGCGTCCTGGCCAAGGCCGTCGCGCTCCTCGTCGTCAGCGGCACGCTCCTGCTCGGCGTCGGCGTGCCCGCGACGGCCGCGACCGCCGCCAGCGCGACCGCGGCGACCTCGTCCCCGGACACGACGTCGTCCCCGGCACCGACGTCCTCGACCGCACCGACGTCGGGCGCGACCGCACCCGGGACGGCGACCAGCGCCTCCCGGACGGGTGCCGGCCTGCTGCCCGCCGACGGCCGGGCCTGGTACGGACCCGACCTGGACTGGGGGGCCGACGCGCCGGACGGCTACGCCGGCCGCCTCGGCGCGACCCCGTCGATGTACGGCGTCGAGCTCGACTACCCGTTCGACCGCACCGCCCGCGAGCAGTACGACCGCGCCAGCCGTGCCGCCGCGGCCCAGGGCGCCGTGCTCGTCGTGACCCTGACGCCGACGCAGTCGCTCGCCTCCCTGACCCGCGACGACGCCCGTGCGGCCGAGAAGCTGTTCGCGCAGTCGCACGAGCAGTACGACACCCAGGTGCTCGTCCGCTTCGCCCCGCAGATGAACGGCACGTGGGTCCGCTGGGGCCAGCAGCCGACCGCGTACGTCAGCGCCTTCCGGACGCTCGCCGGGGTCGTCCACCGGGGCGACTCCGACGCGGCCATGGTGTGGTCGCCCTCGTACGGGGCGGGCTACCCGTTCGGCGAGTCCGCCGGTCGGCTCGAGGACCTCTCGGCCGTCGACGTGGCCAAGGCCGACACGAACGGCGACGGCAAGCTCGACGCCGCGGACGACCCGTACGGCCCCTACTGGCCCGGCGCGGGGAGCGTCGACTGGGTCGGGCTGTCGATGTTCTTCTTCGGCAAGGGCAAGTCCACCGAGGCCGCCGGACGCGACGTCCCGCTCACCACGAACGAGGAGCCGACCGCCGGCGAGGTCGAGGCCCGCTTCGACGAGACCTGGGGCTACCAGCAGCCGCAGACCGAGGGCACCTTCACCGAGCGCTTCGCCACGGGCGAGGACCGCCCGATGCTGCTCGACACCGGGGCGCTGTACGACCACTCGTTGAAGGGCGCCAGCCAGCTCGAGGTCAAGCAGGCCTGGTGGCGGCAGGTGTTCGCCGCCGTGCAGGACCGCCCGGATGTGCGCGGCGTCACGTTCCTCGAGACGAACCGTCGCGAACCCGAGGCCGGGAACCGGGTCGCCGACTGGCGTGACACCGCGGTGCCGGCCGTCGCGGGGTCGTTCCGCACCGACCTGCAGGCGACCGACCGCTTCGAGGGCGGCCCCGTCACCGACCGGGTCACGCCGCAGGACGGCGCGGCCGCGATCAGCCAGGAGTACGAGACCGGCGGCGACCAGATGGCGTGGATCGTCTGGTTGTCGGCCGGTCTGGCCGCGGTGTTCCTGCTCAGCGGGCTCGTCGGCCGACTGCTGCCGAGTTGGCGCTACCCCGACGACGGCAAGCCCGGACGCGACCTGCGGCTCGACCTGTTCCGCGGCTTCATCATCCTCGCCGTGGTGATCACGCACATCGAGATCGGCGGACCGTACTCGTACATCACGCTGCACGCCACGGGTGCGATCACCGGCGCCGAGATGTTCGTGTTCCTGTCCGGCATGGTCCTCGGCATGACCTACCCGTTCGCGATCAAGAAGTTCGGCGAGTGGGTCGCAGCGGTCGGCGCGTGGAAGCGTGCCCGCAAGCAGTACCTCGTCACGCTCGGTGTGATCCTGGTCGTCTTCGCGATGAGCTTCGTGCCGTTCCTGAACACCGACGCGATCACGACCTTCACCGACCGGGGGACCGGCACCGGGGGCGTCGGGGCCGAGGGGCGCGTGTACGACCTGTACCCGAACGCCATGCAGCTGTTGGCGTACCCGCCGCCCTGGTTCGCGATCAAGCAGTTCCTGCTGCTCGAGATGGGGCCGTGGCCGTTCAACATCATGGGTCTGTTCGTGGTGCTGAGCCTGTTCATCCCGGTGTTCATGTGGGTGATCCGGCGCGGCTTCTGGTGGGCGCTCCTCCTCGTCAGCTGGGGTGTCTACGTCTTCCAGGCGCTCAACCCCGAGTTCCGTCCCCTGAACTCGCAGTTCGAGGCCGTCTTCCCGCTCCTCACCTGGCAGGTCGTGTTCACGCACGGCCTGGTGCTCGGCTACTACCGCCGGCAGGTGATCGGCGCGCTGACCGGCCGGCTCGGCAAGGTGCTCATCGGCGTCGGGATCACCGGGTACGCGCTGTTCCTGGTCTACGTCTGGGCCGGGAACCAGTTCGGCTTCACCCCCGCACCGTTCCCCGCGACGATGTACGACCAGCTCTACAACACGGCCTACCAGCGCGTCGACCTGCAGTGGGGCCGACTCGTCGACATCGCGTTCTTCGCGATCGTGTCGTACGCGATCCTCACGGTGTTCTGGAAGCCGATCGCCGCGGTGATCGGCTGGCTGTGGATCCCGATCGGGCAGGCGAGCCTCTACGTGTTCGTGTGGCAGGTGTTCTTCGCGCTGGCGATCGCGTCGATCCCGGGCGTGGACTGGTTCAACGGCTGGATCGGGTTCGCGGCCCACACGGTGCTGATCCTGCTGGTCTGGTACATGATCCGGAAGAAGTTCCTGTTCTCGATCATCCCGCGCTGA
- a CDS encoding LacI family DNA-binding transcriptional regulator, with protein sequence MQQVADRAGVSIATVSFVVNGTKYVTPATTAKVTAAMRELKFRGNVVARALASRRTRIIALLFPTTGNRFSPTTSEFFMSAAERASERGHHLVLWPVDPAGEDLDDLVSGGLVDGVVLMEVRMDDPRVAKLTELGVPFTLIGRTRDSSALPFVDIDFETTIEDSLDHLQGLGHRRFGLVLENLEGTPMAGYAPHLRVEDTFRASVAERGGAGTIVYAASGSEGGRAAARELLAADPDVTAVLVMKDDSSAGLLVGLWSAGRRVPDDVSVLSIASSAAAGDQHHPRLAVMIAPGHELGVRAADALIDQLDGTSTELPHFLLPCVLRTAESTAPAPAPRV encoded by the coding sequence ATGCAGCAGGTCGCCGACCGTGCCGGGGTGTCCATCGCGACGGTCTCGTTCGTCGTGAACGGCACGAAGTACGTCACACCGGCGACGACCGCGAAGGTGACCGCGGCGATGCGCGAGCTGAAGTTCCGCGGCAACGTCGTCGCGCGCGCCCTCGCGAGCCGGCGCACCCGGATCATCGCCCTGCTGTTCCCGACCACGGGCAACCGCTTCAGCCCGACGACGTCGGAGTTCTTCATGAGCGCTGCCGAGCGGGCGTCGGAGCGCGGCCACCACCTCGTGCTCTGGCCGGTGGACCCCGCCGGCGAGGACCTCGACGACCTCGTGTCCGGTGGCCTCGTCGACGGTGTCGTCCTCATGGAGGTGCGGATGGACGACCCGCGCGTGGCGAAGCTCACCGAGCTCGGCGTCCCGTTCACCCTGATCGGTCGCACCCGGGACAGCAGCGCGCTGCCGTTCGTCGACATCGACTTCGAGACCACGATCGAGGACAGCCTCGACCACCTGCAGGGCCTCGGGCACCGGCGTTTCGGCCTCGTGCTCGAGAACCTCGAGGGCACGCCGATGGCCGGGTACGCCCCCCACCTCCGCGTCGAGGACACCTTCCGCGCGTCCGTCGCCGAGCGCGGTGGCGCCGGGACGATCGTGTACGCGGCGTCCGGGAGCGAGGGCGGCCGTGCCGCAGCCCGGGAACTCCTCGCGGCGGACCCCGACGTCACCGCGGTGCTCGTGATGAAGGACGACTCGTCGGCGGGGCTGCTCGTCGGGCTCTGGTCCGCCGGTCGTCGGGTCCCGGACGACGTGTCGGTGCTGAGCATCGCGTCCTCGGCCGCGGCGGGGGACCAGCACCACCCGCGGCTCGCGGTGATGATCGCCCCCGGTCACGAGCTCGGCGTCCGTGCGGCCGACGCGCTCATCGACCAGCTCGACGGCACCTCGACCGAGCTCCCGCACTTCCTGCTGCCGTGCGTGCTCCGCACCGCCGAGTCGACCGCACCGGCTCCGGCCCCGCGCGTCTGA
- a CDS encoding ABC transporter substrate-binding protein translates to MAIDRRLFLLGGAGVLLLAGCSTRPERTTVEDWPTDPPEGDVTISWWAGQVASKDGGDLRRRLIAAFQEEHPNISVRIVSAPSDTDTNRTSLTTQIAAGSPTPDVYLGDVAWPGQFAKNKLATPVDQLVGADFFEQFPEGLRQAASVDGTYYMFPLYIDESFFLYRQDLLDKHGFQVPRSWEEVKSTAAKLVDTGDVDYGLAFQGDVYEGLTCNVTEFVADAGGSLLNDDLTRPETTSSETKRAFEFMRSLITDGAAPRATLTYQEQDTNDAFSGGRAAFLRNWSYAWGIANGPDSAVAGKVGLAARPTFDGMDEHHSTIGGWGNYINPHTQQPAAALTFASWMSSETAQQLLTREGGVLPARSATLVSQDAKRQQRPTYDTAAGITLVPRPTSTAYYPKVSQGVYQNGNSILGGQTSVDGGTSAMASAIQLALQGAAL, encoded by the coding sequence ATGGCAATCGACCGGAGACTGTTCCTGCTCGGGGGAGCGGGGGTGCTGCTGCTCGCGGGCTGCTCCACCCGTCCCGAGCGCACCACCGTCGAGGACTGGCCGACGGACCCACCCGAGGGTGACGTCACGATCAGCTGGTGGGCCGGGCAGGTCGCCTCGAAGGACGGCGGGGACCTCCGTCGCCGCCTCATCGCGGCGTTCCAGGAGGAACACCCCAACATCAGCGTGCGCATCGTCAGCGCCCCGAGCGACACCGACACGAACCGGACCAGCCTCACGACGCAGATCGCCGCCGGCAGCCCGACCCCGGACGTGTACCTCGGCGACGTGGCCTGGCCGGGGCAGTTCGCGAAGAACAAGCTCGCGACGCCGGTGGACCAGCTCGTCGGGGCGGACTTCTTCGAGCAGTTCCCCGAGGGCCTCCGGCAGGCGGCGAGCGTCGACGGGACGTACTACATGTTCCCGCTCTACATCGACGAGTCGTTCTTCCTGTACCGGCAGGACCTGCTCGACAAGCACGGCTTCCAGGTCCCGCGCTCGTGGGAGGAGGTCAAGTCCACCGCCGCGAAGCTCGTGGACACGGGCGACGTCGACTACGGCCTCGCGTTCCAGGGCGACGTCTACGAGGGACTCACCTGCAACGTGACCGAGTTCGTCGCGGACGCGGGCGGTTCGCTCCTCAACGACGACCTGACACGGCCCGAGACGACGAGCTCGGAGACGAAGCGCGCGTTCGAGTTCATGCGCTCGCTCATCACCGACGGCGCCGCTCCCCGCGCGACCCTGACCTACCAGGAGCAGGACACGAACGACGCGTTCTCGGGCGGTCGCGCGGCGTTCCTCCGCAACTGGTCGTACGCGTGGGGGATCGCGAACGGGCCGGACTCCGCGGTCGCGGGCAAGGTCGGGCTCGCCGCCCGGCCGACGTTCGACGGCATGGACGAGCACCACTCGACGATCGGGGGCTGGGGGAACTACATCAACCCGCACACGCAGCAGCCCGCGGCGGCGTTGACGTTCGCGAGCTGGATGTCGAGCGAGACCGCGCAGCAACTCCTCACCCGCGAGGGCGGAGTCCTGCCGGCCCGCAGCGCGACCCTCGTCAGCCAGGACGCGAAGCGCCAGCAGCGGCCGACGTACGACACGGCCGCGGGCATCACGCTCGTGCCCCGCCCGACCTCGACGGCGTACTACCCGAAGGTCTCGCAGGGCGTCTACCAGAACGGCAACAGCATCCTCGGCGGACAGACGTCGGTCGACGGCGGCACGAGCGCGATGGCCTCCGCCATCCAGCTCGCCCTGCAGGGCGCGGCGCTGTGA
- a CDS encoding carbohydrate ABC transporter permease, whose product MSADTGTRTSRASVRSGAGHRPGGAGRQDGYRPTSARSRMERVRARGAWGFAAPALLVVAAVTIFPVVYSIVLSFADVEIGYDGFSIQGFGLGNYAALLQSADWYRALGFTVLYTVVTVSVELVLGMLVALVLERLGATRGWMLALMLVPWSLVTIVNAQLWKYVYDSTYGVATWFFGLFGDAPVILGEPVPAITGLMVADIWKTTPFVAIILLAGLVQISEDHYEAAELDGANGWQTFWRVVVPQLVPTLTIAVLFRVLQAFGVFDLPFVLTNGGPGTTTQSLAIMGYKVLFQDINIGPGAAIATSTALIVAVGCLLFLRAFRNQAKGGDD is encoded by the coding sequence GTGAGCGCCGACACCGGGACGCGCACGTCACGCGCGTCGGTCCGGTCGGGTGCGGGGCACCGGCCGGGAGGCGCGGGTCGCCAGGACGGGTACCGCCCGACGAGCGCGCGGTCGCGGATGGAGCGCGTGCGTGCGCGGGGTGCGTGGGGCTTCGCGGCCCCGGCGCTCCTGGTCGTGGCGGCGGTCACGATCTTCCCCGTCGTGTACTCGATCGTCCTGAGCTTCGCCGACGTCGAGATCGGCTACGACGGGTTCAGCATCCAGGGCTTCGGGCTCGGCAACTACGCGGCCCTGCTGCAGAGCGCCGACTGGTACCGGGCGCTCGGCTTCACGGTGCTGTACACGGTCGTGACGGTCTCGGTCGAGCTCGTCCTCGGCATGCTCGTCGCCCTCGTGCTCGAGCGACTCGGGGCCACGCGCGGCTGGATGCTCGCGCTCATGCTCGTGCCGTGGTCGCTCGTCACGATCGTCAACGCCCAGCTCTGGAAGTACGTCTACGACTCGACCTACGGCGTCGCGACGTGGTTCTTCGGGCTGTTCGGGGACGCGCCGGTGATCCTCGGCGAACCGGTGCCCGCGATCACCGGGCTCATGGTCGCCGACATCTGGAAGACGACGCCGTTCGTCGCGATCATCCTGCTCGCCGGCCTCGTCCAGATCTCCGAGGACCACTACGAGGCGGCCGAGCTCGACGGCGCGAACGGGTGGCAGACGTTCTGGCGGGTCGTCGTGCCGCAGCTCGTGCCGACGCTCACCATCGCGGTGCTGTTCCGCGTGCTGCAGGCGTTCGGGGTGTTCGACCTGCCCTTCGTCCTGACGAACGGCGGACCGGGCACGACGACGCAGTCGCTCGCGATCATGGGCTACAAGGTCCTGTTCCAGGACATCAACATCGGCCCGGGCGCCGCGATCGCCACGAGCACCGCGCTCATCGTCGCGGTCGGCTGTCTGCTGTTCCTCCGGGCCTTCCGGAACCAGGCGAAGGGAGGGGACGACTGA
- a CDS encoding Gfo/Idh/MocA family protein, whose product MTDHAPLRVVQVGAGGMGRAWLATVAADPDVELVGVVDLDLDAARAGAELAGAPAIPVGRDLTALLAETGAEAVLDITVPVAHHPVTMDALHAGLPVLGEKPAAQTVAEALSLAAAAEVTGQLFMVSQSRRYNDQLVAFRQHVRALGGVGSLNTRFAKAPHFGGFREEMDDVLLLDMAIHAFDSARYVLEREPVSVTCDSWNPSWSWYRGHANAAAVFTFEDDARYVYDGSWCAPGDETSWNGDWRATGATGSAAWDGDHDPSSVVDGAPGTPEPAPGVGTEIAGALASFVRAVRTGSRPDGEVHGNVMSLVMVDAAIASARSGQRVVIDEVLERAHATAIADERDEAVRERLASWGPVRQALATDSGALA is encoded by the coding sequence ATGACCGACCACGCCCCGCTGCGGGTCGTCCAGGTCGGCGCCGGCGGCATGGGGCGCGCCTGGCTCGCGACGGTCGCCGCGGACCCCGACGTCGAGCTCGTCGGGGTCGTCGACCTCGACCTCGACGCCGCCCGCGCCGGGGCCGAGCTCGCCGGGGCGCCGGCCATCCCGGTCGGCAGGGACCTGACGGCCCTGCTCGCCGAGACCGGCGCCGAGGCGGTCCTCGACATCACGGTGCCGGTCGCGCACCACCCGGTCACGATGGACGCCCTGCACGCGGGGCTGCCGGTGCTCGGCGAGAAGCCGGCCGCGCAGACCGTCGCCGAGGCGCTCTCCCTCGCGGCCGCCGCCGAGGTCACCGGGCAGCTGTTCATGGTGTCGCAGTCGCGTCGGTACAACGACCAGCTCGTCGCCTTCCGGCAGCACGTCCGCGCGCTCGGCGGCGTCGGGAGCCTGAACACCCGGTTCGCGAAGGCGCCGCACTTCGGCGGCTTCCGCGAGGAGATGGACGACGTCCTGCTCCTCGACATGGCGATCCACGCGTTCGACTCCGCCCGGTACGTGCTCGAGCGGGAGCCGGTGTCGGTGACGTGCGACTCGTGGAACCCGTCGTGGTCCTGGTACCGCGGGCACGCGAACGCCGCGGCCGTCTTCACGTTCGAGGACGACGCCCGCTACGTGTACGACGGCTCGTGGTGCGCGCCGGGCGACGAGACCTCGTGGAACGGCGACTGGCGTGCCACGGGCGCGACCGGCTCGGCGGCCTGGGACGGCGACCACGACCCGTCGAGCGTGGTCGACGGCGCTCCGGGCACGCCCGAGCCCGCACCGGGCGTCGGGACCGAGATCGCGGGCGCGCTCGCGTCCTTCGTCCGCGCGGTGCGCACCGGCAGCCGGCCCGACGGCGAGGTGCACGGCAACGTCATGAGCCTGGTCATGGTCGACGCGGCGATCGCGTCGGCGCGGTCCGGGCAGCGGGTCGTGATCGACGAGGTCCTGGAGCGGGCGCACGCCACCGCGATCGCGGACGAGCGGGACGAGGCGGTCCGCGAGCGGCTCGCCTCGTGGGGACCGGTCCGGCAGGCGCTCGCGACCGACAGCGGCGCGCTCGCCTGA